AAGAGCGTGTGTTGCGTTACACATTCAGCTGTACGATGGCGGTGTTTCAATTCCCACGCACGTAGCAATTCATGAATGTCCTTGGCAGCTATACTTTCCAAATCTTCTTCCATAATCTTGAGTTTTTTCAAACCAATATTAAGAAGCTTTTCATTCGTCATATAGCTAACGGTCACACCGCCACAATATTCATCCATCAGCTTTTGCAAACGATCAAGACCCTGTTTTGGGTTGATGTAGCTTGGGCTAACTGTGCCGGCCACAATTTCGTTGCGATAGATTTTGTAGCGTTCCATTGGTGCAAAAATTTCTTCTTTTCTATCTTGCACCTGTTGATCGTTGATCCGGATACCTTCAGCCTTGCCATCATCGATGTACTTACAGGCTGCTTTGGCTGCCAAACGTCCTTCAGTAAACGAACCAGAAGAAAACGCATGAGGCGTACCACCAACGGCATCACCAGCACCAAACAGACCTTCAATCGTCATCATTCGATTATAGCCCCAGAAATATTCTGGTGGTGAGATGTCCTCAGGACCACTAGCCCAGCCGCCAGCACCCGTCGCATGTGAGCCCATAACATATGGCTCGGAAGTCGTCAGCTCAGGATTCTCGCTTTTCGGGTCAACATCTGTCGCAGCCCAAAGCACCGCTTGACCAACTGTCATGCCAAGGAAGTTCTCCCAGCCGACCTCTTCCAAATGAGGGTCCTGAAAGGCTTTCATAGTGACCATATGAATGGGACCACGGCCTGCATTTACTTCGTTGATAATTGCATGGTTACGCAAACATGTCGGTATTGGTCGATGTGTCCGGTGAGACAGTTCGGGGTCCAAATATTCCTTACCAACCATTTTTTGAAGTTCTGGGAACCACTTGGATTCATACTCTTCACCATTACAGTTTTGAGTATAGGTTTTTAGGTGTAGGAAATAGGCGCCAACTGGACCATATCCATCTTTAAACCGAGCCAAGACGATCCGATTTTCCATCTGCGTCATTTTTGCGCCTGCATTGATCATAAGACCATAAGCAGAACCTGATGACCAAGGCGCATACCAAACGCGCCCTGCGCCTTCACCCACAGAACGTGGTTTGAAAATATTGGATGCGCCACCAGCAGCAACGACAACCGTTTTAGATTTAAAGACATGGTAGTTGCCTGTACGCACATTAAAGCCAACCGCACCAGCGATCCGGTTATCTTTCGCGTCATCAAGCAATAGATGAGTTACGCAAATCCGATTATAAATTTTATCTGCGGATTTTTTAGCAGCCTCAGCAACAATCGGCTTATAAGATTCACCGTGAATCATAATCTGCCAACGGCCTTCACGAAGATAATTTCCCGTTTTAGGGTTCTTCATAATCGGCAAACCCCAGTCCTCGAACTGGTGGACTGTGGAGTCAACGTGGCGAGCCATATCGAAAAGCAAGTCTTCACGCACCATGCCCATCAAATCGATACGGGCATAACGCACGTGGTCTTCAGGATTATTTTCGCCCCATCGCGTACCCATGTAGCAATTGATCGCATAAAGACCCTGCGCCACGGCACCTGAGCGGTCAATATTAGCTTTTTCAGCAACAACAATCTTTTTATCTTGGCCCCAAAAGCGCGCTTCCCATGCAGCACCACTGCCGCCTAGTCCGCCGCCTACTACCAAAATATCGATACTGTCTTCAACAATAGTTTCGCACGCCATTAGTAATACACTCCGAGCTTCATTTTGAGTTTGTTTGATTCCAGAGTGTGTACATCGCCATCATCCATGCGGATATATTTAGGCTCACTATAGAGATGCTGACTATCCCGCATTTCATTGCTAGGTGCAGGTTCGTCTTTCAACTCAGGATAGCCTGTACCCCATGGCTTAGTGGTGATGGGCGAAAGGAAATTCTTTTCGGTTCCATTCCGGAACTTAACCCTCCAAGATATCGTGCCCTTTTCTTCATCACGGCGCACCCGAACACTGTGTCCAAGCGGCGCAAAGTCAGCATAACCACGAGCATCAATTGCATTTTGAGGACACGCTTTAACGCAGGAATAACATTCCCAGCACATATCCGGCTCGATATTATAGGCGCGGCGATAAGTAGGGTCGATATGCATGATATCCGATGGACAAATATCAACACAGTGTCCGCAACCGTCACAGCTTGTCATGTAGACAAATGTTGGCATAGCAGGTTCCTTCGAAATTGTTTCTAATAAATACTCGTTTAGTAGTGGCGCGGCTGTTCCCGCTTGATGCCCAGACCCATATTAAGCGGAGCATCTTTTAAAAGTTCCATTGAGTGCCTGTCTCTGTCCTCTGGATCTGTTCTATCCGCAACACGGGGTAGATTATCCAAAGCACCATTAGCAACGGCAACCTTCTTCTGGTAAGCCGCAGCCGGCTTAAAGAACATATGGGAAAACTTAGACCACGGCACACCAGCAAAGAGTACCGTTGTTGCAATGAGATATAATCCCAAGAAAATCATGGACCAAACACCACCGCCTGAAGACTGTGTAAAAGCCCATATCAATCCGAATGTAACACTCGCCAATAGAGACAGAATGAAAAGATCAGCACGAATAACTCGGAATGGCGATTGACCTTCTGAAGATACATCCACTCGGATGAAAAACCAGAACCAATAACCGCCAACGCAAACCATGAGAGCACCAACAGCCCAAAGAAAAGGCCATATTCCAGGTGAATCTGCAGACGCAGGGTCAGCAAACACCATAACGATGGTTGCTATCAGATAGATAACAAAACCGTACATTCCGAGAAGGTGAGCAACGCGACGCTTTGGATTGCAAAATTCAGAAGATGTCAAAACATCCGAAACAGTTGTTTTAACGGCCAGAGATACTTTCTCTCCGCCGCTGACATTTCTTACAGCATTTTGCTCCGATTTCTTACCTTTGCGGAAGAAATATTTTGCGCTTTGTTTGTGGATTACATCGAATAGTGTTCCACCAGCAACAAGCAGAACCATCAAGATAACATAAGCCTGCATAACAGACGGTGAAATAGTTGCCGACAGTTCGGCAAAGTGATTTGTCGTAAACATTTACAGACGCTTCCCCTCCAGAGCTTCTTTAATGGATTAAACCTATCGAACAATAGTCAGTGTATCAACCTCGACCCAAGATGGAATAGTCTCATTTTCTCTGAACTTGAACAAATTACAATTATTGAGACTCACCACAATGATTTGCCCTCTAATATCAAGACTAGTGCGTCGAAAAATGAAACTCATTAAGATATTGATTTAATTAAATAATATTAACATTTCTTCATGCGAAAGATCGTTGCCAAGGGTTAATAGAGCTAACGAATGATTCAACATAGAATATCTATATAATAATATATAATTAGATAACATCACCCCATAATTGCAGCATTTAGCGCCAATATTAGAAATGAGTAAAAGCTTGCTGCCGCGCCGCATGCTTGTGATGAAATAGAGGGGCCTAAGCTTGCATTAGAGCTTGCCTATATTTGTACGTGTAATGATATTTAACTACACCCCTCACACGAGGCATAAATCTCATTGAGAAACTCAAGTGCGAAAGATTGTAACTTAGGCAGCTCGCAACGATTTGAGAAGATATTGAAGTTCACCGCGTAAACTTTCGGTTTGTGTATTCAGCCTTCCGACAACATTTGCAACATTGGCGGATGCCTCATTAGAAACCGTGGCAGCCGACTTCACATCCGCAATGTTTTTGGAAACGTCGAGCGTGCCTTGAGATGTAATTTGTATATTATCTACAATCTCACTCGTTGCACCTGATTGGCGCGCTATCGCACCCACAACATTATTATTCATCTCGCTGATTTTCGTCATCATACCGGCGACATTTTCAATATCTTCAACAGTGCTACTCGTCACCTGCTGCATCGATTGAATTTGCACTCTTATTTCCTCCGTCGCCTGCGCTGTTTGATTGGCAAGCATTTTTACTTCAGAAGCAACAACAGCAAAACCCTTACCTGCATCCCCTGCACGAGCGGCCTCTATGGTTGCATTAAGAGCCAGCAAATTGGTTTGTTCAGCTATGTCTTGAATGAGGCCCACAACATTGCCAATTTTCTGCGCACTTTCTGCCAGCCCCTTAACCGTCTCATTGGTTGAATCAACTTGCACTTTACCTGAAGCCGCAAATTCGCGCGCCTCTGAGACCTGCTCTGAGATTTCAACAATCGAATTTGAAAGCTCAGTGGCAGATGATTCCATTGTTTTGGCAGTTGTGTTCGTCTCGGCCGAAATATTTTCCACAGTACCTGCACGATCAACCGTCGTGGATGTGGCATCCGAGAGGTCTTTGGCCGTGTTTTTCATTTCATCTGCAGCTTCGCTGACGCCATCAACCACGGTTATCACGCTGGCTTCAAGATCCTCAGCTAACTTAAGCATCGTACCGCGCTTCTCTTGCTCTCTTTTTTCGTCTTCTTCAGCCTTGGCCGCGCGCATTTGCTCAGTCTCTATGGCATTTTCCTTAAATATCTGCACGGCCTTAGCCATTTGACCTATTTCATCGGTTTGATCCAAAGCAGGTACATCTGCACTCATATCCCCCTCGGCAATAAGCTTCATGGATTTCGCCATTTTCAATACCGGCTGACTGATTGCTCTACCAATGAAGTAGGCTAAAGCGAGACCAAAGATAACCGCAAAGAACCCTGCGAGGTACAAAATCTGAGAAGCAGCAGCAATGCCTGTTGATGCGCGAGCACCCAGACTATCTTGAATAACTATGTCTGATTTTTTAATGGTATCGATTGCCATCGCAAGCCGAGGCCCGAGTACATTCAAAGACTCTGTGATAACTTCGTTGCGTTTTTCAATTATGCCTCGGATTTGTTTGAAGGCGATTGCGTATGATGCGGAAATCACGCCAACATGTGTGGCAACCTCGAAGGCCTCGCTATCTTCTGCCTCATACGACATTTCTTGCGCAGTTTCTTCAAATTCCGTCAGTTGAATTAGAACTTTCTTTGCGGTTTTTGAATTGTTGTCTGCAAAATATTGGTTTGTGTAAAGCTGCGCCTGCAACACATTCGTTATCATAAGCCCCCCAAAATAAGCGGCCTGAAAATCATCTTCATTTTGTGCAATTACGAGCATTTCTTTAAGATTATCAACAGCATCCGATCCAAGTTCGCTCAGTTTTTGCGCAAGCTTATTCCGCTCTTCAACCAAGGCTGAGACTTCTTCAAATGAAGCGATATATGCGTCGATATCCTGCGATGCGGCCAGTATTGTTTGATGCTCATCACCTTGATCCAGCTGCTCTGCTATTTTTGCAATATTTTGCTGAACGATCTCCGCATGATGACGAACTCCATTCGCGGCCTCGTCTGAATTGGTGATCATATGGTCTTTCACCCCCAATGTCACCGAAAGCAAATCAGTCTGAATAGTGCTCGTCTGATTCACTTTACTGGCCAGATTTTGATATCGAGAAAACTGATCAGATATGGCACCTAATTGAAGATGTGTCACAAGTGAGATAGCGGCCAAAAGAACCAGGCTACAGCCAATTCCTAATGTTATTTTCCAGCTAATTTTAAGATTGGAAAGAACCTTCATAAATGCCCCATAATACTGAATATACTATGGGTAGGACCATCTACGAATATTATAAACAACTACTTACTATAAATGCGATTTAGAA
This sequence is a window from Hyphomicrobiales bacterium. Protein-coding genes within it:
- the aprB gene encoding adenylyl-sulfate reductase subunit beta, whose translation is MPTFVYMTSCDGCGHCVDICPSDIMHIDPTYRRAYNIEPDMCWECYSCVKACPQNAIDARGYADFAPLGHSVRVRRDEEKGTISWRVKFRNGTEKNFLSPITTKPWGTGYPELKDEPAPSNEMRDSQHLYSEPKYIRMDDGDVHTLESNKLKMKLGVYY
- a CDS encoding HAMP domain-containing methyl-accepting chemotaxis protein → MNQTSTIQTDLLSVTLGVKDHMITNSDEAANGVRHHAEIVQQNIAKIAEQLDQGDEHQTILAASQDIDAYIASFEEVSALVEERNKLAQKLSELGSDAVDNLKEMLVIAQNEDDFQAAYFGGLMITNVLQAQLYTNQYFADNNSKTAKKVLIQLTEFEETAQEMSYEAEDSEAFEVATHVGVISASYAIAFKQIRGIIEKRNEVITESLNVLGPRLAMAIDTIKKSDIVIQDSLGARASTGIAAASQILYLAGFFAVIFGLALAYFIGRAISQPVLKMAKSMKLIAEGDMSADVPALDQTDEIGQMAKAVQIFKENAIETEQMRAAKAEEDEKREQEKRGTMLKLAEDLEASVITVVDGVSEAADEMKNTAKDLSDATSTTVDRAGTVENISAETNTTAKTMESSATELSNSIVEISEQVSEAREFAASGKVQVDSTNETVKGLAESAQKIGNVVGLIQDIAEQTNLLALNATIEAARAGDAGKGFAVVASEVKMLANQTAQATEEIRVQIQSMQQVTSSTVEDIENVAGMMTKISEMNNNVVGAIARQSGATSEIVDNIQITSQGTLDVSKNIADVKSAATVSNEASANVANVVGRLNTQTESLRGELQYLLKSLRAA
- the aprA gene encoding adenylyl-sulfate reductase subunit alpha yields the protein MACETIVEDSIDILVVGGGLGGSGAAWEARFWGQDKKIVVAEKANIDRSGAVAQGLYAINCYMGTRWGENNPEDHVRYARIDLMGMVREDLLFDMARHVDSTVHQFEDWGLPIMKNPKTGNYLREGRWQIMIHGESYKPIVAEAAKKSADKIYNRICVTHLLLDDAKDNRIAGAVGFNVRTGNYHVFKSKTVVVAAGGASNIFKPRSVGEGAGRVWYAPWSSGSAYGLMINAGAKMTQMENRIVLARFKDGYGPVGAYFLHLKTYTQNCNGEEYESKWFPELQKMVGKEYLDPELSHRTHRPIPTCLRNHAIINEVNAGRGPIHMVTMKAFQDPHLEEVGWENFLGMTVGQAVLWAATDVDPKSENPELTTSEPYVMGSHATGAGGWASGPEDISPPEYFWGYNRMMTIEGLFGAGDAVGGTPHAFSSGSFTEGRLAAKAACKYIDDGKAEGIRINDQQVQDRKEEIFAPMERYKIYRNEIVAGTVSPSYINPKQGLDRLQKLMDEYCGGVTVSYMTNEKLLNIGLKKLKIMEEDLESIAAKDIHELLRAWELKHRHRTAECVTQHTLFRKETRWPGYYYRGDAMKLDDKNWHVLTVSRRDPETGEYTMEKAPCYHLVGDEEEKAAKKKAPAKKRA